In one Nicotiana sylvestris chromosome 8, ASM39365v2, whole genome shotgun sequence genomic region, the following are encoded:
- the LOC138875106 gene encoding uncharacterized protein — protein sequence MIVGGVDIPQGPTFKCIKVTITREKHTRNYLPDDTLSFNDKDAEGIEHPYNDALVISILMNKIQVKYVLVDPGSSANIIRSRIVEQLDLQDQIVPATLVLNGFNMVTETTKGEIILPVNVYGTIQKTKFHVIEGDMRYNTLLGRPWIHKMRTVPTLHQVLKFPTPEEVKMVYGEQLAAKEMFAIDEVIPVSTLTSTKGPESKEKQKVN from the coding sequence ATGATCGTCGGTGGGGTCGATATCCCTCAGGGTCCGACATTTAAATGCATCAAAGTCACAATCACAAGGGAGAAGCATACCCGGAACTACTTACCAGATGATACCTTATCTTTCAATGATAAAgatgcagaagggatcgaacaCCCCTAcaatgatgcactagtaatatctatccttatgaataaaattcaagtgaAATATGTGttggttgatccaggtagctcggcaaaTATTATTCGATCGAGGATTGTGGAGCAACTCGACCTTCAGGATCAAATCGTGCCTGCAACTTTAGTGCTCAACGGTTTCAACATGGTAActgaaaccaccaaaggggaaatcatATTGCCAGTGAACGTGTATGGAACTATCCAGAAAACAAAGTTCCATGTAATCGAAGGTGATATGAGATATAACACACTGCTCgggagaccttggatccataAAATGAGGACGGTACCTACGCTTCATCAAGTTTTGAAATTCCCAACACCGGAAGAAGTCAAAATGGTGTACGGCGAACAACTAGCAGccaaagagatgtttgcaatcgaTGAGGTGATACCAGTATCGACTCTAACATCAACAAAGGGACCAGAATCAAAGGAAAAGCAGAAGGTCAATTAG